In Nitrospinaceae bacterium, the genomic stretch ACCGGCTCGGGCGACCTACGCCCGTCCGCAATCATGGCATAATCGATTTTTTCTCCCGACAGATAGCGAACCGCCCCTCCCACGCACTCAAGAATTAGATCTGCAGCAGCAATGTCATATGCACGTGTGGGCTCGGAGACTACGCCATATGCCGAGCCCGTCGCCGCATAGAGTAAATGGACGGCAATTGCCGCCACAGAGAGTCGCTTGCCCGGAAACCGGATGTCGAGCGCCTCGATTTCCGAGCAGGGGACAAATAGCGGGGTGTGATCACCGGGGGGCTCACCAGACAACAAGTCGAGCGGTGCGCCGTTTTTGTGTGCCGCCCCTCCCGAGACCGCCGAGTACATTTCGCCTAGAGCGGGGACATAGATCGCGCCGCCCACAACCCGCCCACCGAGCATCCGAGCCACCGACACCGCCCAAAAAGGGAGATTGCTCAGGTAGGCGAGCGTTCCATCGATAGGATCGACTGCCCACCAGCAGGTGTCATCTCCAATGGGATCGTCACCGCTCGCACCGCTCTCCTCGGCCAGGATGTACTCTCCTGGAAACTCCGCCTTGATACGGGAGAGAATTAGCCGCTCGGCGGCACGATCCGCCTCGGAGACGATGCTTGTCCCCTTGTGCTCGGTCTCGACCTTGCCGAAAAACCCAAGGGCCACCCCGCCAGCCTCACGCGCAACATCTTCAAGAAATGCTCGAAGCGCCATTAATTTTTCCTCTCCATCCAACCAAATAATCGCTCTAATTGTCTCTATAGCCTTTCAAGCAGGGGAGCCTCAACATAAGCTCCCCCCATCGGGGCTTCAGGTGGCAATATTTTGTCAACAGTTTCGAAGAAAACTGTTGACAGTTTCACGCCCCTTCCTTAGATTACCTCTATACCATCCAAGTGAAAAACAGGTAGTCCCAAAGAGGTAAAACATTTGTCCGTCACACAGAAAGATATACGTCGAGAGGCTAACCTGACCGAGCTTGCCTACCAATATTTAGAGAAGAGCATCCTCGATGTTCGCCTCGCTCCGGGTATGCGCGTTAGCGAGGCCGAGGTGGCCCGTTCGCTACAAATGAGCCGGGGGCCGGTGCGCGAGGCCCTTAGTAAACTCGAATCCGTAGGCCTTGTTACGCGAGAGGCAAACAGGGGAGCCCGTGTCACCGATTTTGATGAAAAAGAACTCGAGGACCTCGACGCACTAAGGAGCCACCTGCTCTCCATGGCAGGCCGTCTGGCCGCAGAGCGAGCACGGCCCGATCAGATCGATAAAATGAACGGAATCATCGAGAAAATGAGCGCTGTCATTGGCTCTGACGATTACTCTACCTACCCCGATCTAAATTCTCAATTCCACAATCTGCTCAACGAGATGAGCGGCAACGAAAAGCTCTCGGAAATGATAAATCAGATTTACCGCCAAATTAGCCGCTACCACCTTTTGGCCATGGTATATCGAGAAGGCCTGGAGGATTCCTTTAAAAGCCACAAACGAATTCTCGAGACAATTAAAGCGAGGGATGCGGCCTCCGCCGAGCGAGAACTAGCGGACCATGGTCGGCTTTCCTATCAGGTGCTTCTCTCGAATTTCAGCCGTATTCGTCAAGCCTTTCAGTCTAATGCCGCAAGACACATACAAAATGATCACTCTTCCGGCAGCGAGACAAAAAACGGCTCGTTGCCGAGTTCCATTACAAGTTAGTCAGGAGGAACAACGTCAATGCCGTTCGTACAAACAACACGCCTCTCCTCAAAGGGGGCGAGAATGATGATGGAGGCCGCTATTGGCAAGGCCGAGTCCTACGGCATCGCCGTCACAGTTGCTATCGTGGACGCCGGTGGCCATATGCTCAACCTAGAGCGTATGGACGGTGGTCGCTTCCACACCATCCATTCCTCGACGACCAAAGCCGTATGCTCTGCCTCCAACAAACGTCCCACGACAACAAAGGGCGCGCAGGCACAAGATCTCGACACCCTCCATGCCGTCGGGCTCTCACTCGCCGCAGGAGCCGAACGATGGACGGCAATGGAAGGGGGCTTTCCGATTATTTATGGCGGCGAGTGCGTTGGCGGCATCGGCATCAGCGGCGGTGATTGGGAGCAGGACCAGGCAATCGCCCAGTCGGCTATCGATGCTGTAGGTGCGGGCACTTCGATTGATTAACGGTTTGACTGATTCAAAAGAGTTATTTTTCTTTGGAGATGAAATTCATGGCACGCCTTGTTAAAGCGCTTCCAGGCCCGGCTCGCACGAATGGTTTCGTGAATACGACTCCTGGGATTTTTGCTGCAATCAATTTAAGCGGAGGCAAAGGAACCACACTTGCCGGAAGAGCCCTCGACAAAAGAGGTGGAGGGGGCGACACGAATTTCGGCGTCATCTTGACCAAAGATAAACCTGTCATTATTGATAATGATATTCGGGTCAGAAAAGAGTTCACCTCCGGGCTGAAAAAGATTACCCGAAAGTCACCGGGACTCATGCTCCATACCCACCACAATTTCGATCACACCTCGGATAACGCCTATTTTCATAAACAAGGAACCATATCCTTCGGAACCGATATTGTTCGCCGGGAGATGGAGCGGGAATTCAACGCGGGCATCTGGGTCAGTCAGATGGCTGGCCGCCTTCTCAAGGTAGAGCATTTTGACGGCAAGATCGGAATCGAAACTCCGAGAGTCACCTTCGATGACGAGATAACCATCCGCTACGGTGGCCGTACGTTCCAGATGATCTCCATCGGACACTGCCACACGAAATCTGACACCGTAATCTGGATGCCCGAGGAAAAGGTGCTGTTCGCAGGTGACGCCTTCACCTATCGCACCCAGCCGGTGGTTCGAATCGGAAACATATTAAATTGGATAGACACGCTCGACCGGCTAAAAAAGTTTCCCGCGCGCCAAATTATTCCGGGGCACGGCCCGATTCCACCCAGGGGAAATAAATGCCTCGATGAATTTAAAATCTACCTCACAAGGCTGCGAGATCGCACCGCGCGGGCACTCAAAAAAACTGGGACACCAGTAAAAGCCGCCAAACTTGTTCGGATGGATGAGTACAGGAACTGGTTCCGTGCACCACTCGTATATGTGAACGCCCTCAAGATGGCCAAAGAGCTGAAGGGGAAAATCTAACTGAGAGTGCAAAACATTTTCGATGCGCTTACCGATCGTGAATCAATCGGCTCTCATTCCGACTAATTTGTGTAGCAAGGGGGTCCGCTTTTCGGACAAAATATTTTTTTGATCTTGAATGTGCCAATGCACATTCGGAAAATGTAACCTAACAGGAGGTTCTCCATGAAAAAATTATTTGTGTATGGCGTAGGCGTGTTCTTCGTGTTCGCGCTCATGGGACACATGAACCCGGCTCAGGCCGCCTATCCGACAAAAGCAATTCAGTTCATCATTCCCTTTGGCGCAGGTGGTGGCGCTGATATCGAAGGGCGCTTGCTCTCGAAGGAGATGAGCAAAATCCTCGGGGTGCCTGTCGTACCAATCAACAAGCCTGGCGCGGGTGGCGCGGTAACTTTCACCTATGTGAAGAACTCAAAGCCCGACGGACACACCATTGCATGGACATCCACCTCGATCCTGACGACCACCAACATCGGGAACGTGCCCTTCAAGTGGAACGCTCTGGACCACATTGGCCGCGTGGAGATTCAGCCTCTGCCCTTCACGGTGAAGGCATCCTCTAAATGGAAGACATTCAAGGACTTCGTCACAGACTGCAAGAAAAATCCCAATACGCTAAAAGTAGCTCTTCCCAGCATCGGATCGAGCACCCATGTTTCGGCCGCTACACTTCTGGGCCAGGCGGGATGCAAGGCGATCATTCTTCCCACGGGCATTAAGCGTCGCAACTCGTCTCTGCTGAGCGGCGAATCAGACGCGATGGACGCCCCGCTGACGGGAACCATCCGGCTAGCCAAGGCTGGGAAATTTCGCATTCTCGTCATCCCCGGCTCAAAACGCAATTCTGTGATTCCCAATGTTCCGACGATGAAAGATCTTGGCTACAACTATCCGCCCGTCGATTTTTTCCGGGGCCTGGCTGTCGCCAAAGGAACGCCTCACCTGATTAAGGCAAAGATCGCTGATGCCATGATGCGCGCAGCGCGTTCAAACGCATTCACCAAATTCGCCAAGAAGAAAGGCTTCACCGTTGCCCCGCTGGGCCCGGTCGGCATGAAGGAATACCTGACCGCCCAAAACAAAGTCGTCGAGGCTTCGATGAGAAAACTGGGGCTTTATCAGTCCAAGCGTAAAAAATAACAAGGAAAACCAAAGACATATCGGGCCGCCCCGGCAAGTGTCCGGGGTGGCCCTGTTTTTCAATTAATAGCTTCGCTGAAACATTTTGAATAAATTATTTATGGCGAAGTCGGTCGGCGGGGAAAAGTATGCGCGCGAAAAATATCGGCGCCTCCATATTTATGATGGCCTTCGCGGTGCTGTACGGATACCTCACTACCGGTCTCCCCGAGCGCACGCTTCCAAACACGCCGGGCCCGCCATTCATGCCCTGGATTTTGACAATCTGCTTGTTTGCCATATCGGCTATCTGGTTTTTTAATAGCCTAAAAATCAGCTCCGACTTAAAAGAGCTTGTCGAGAAAAAAGAACACCTGCTCTTTCCCGCAGCCGCGCTCGGCATGTTTTTATTTTTCCTGGTGGCGCTCCCATACCTCGGCTTTTTATTAGGCGGGATTCCTTTTTTTGCCGGGCTGATGCTGGCCTCGGGAGAGAGAAGACCTTTGTGGATTATTGTCTTTTCGATTGCGATACCTGTTTTCATTTTCTTTTTATTCCGTGAAGGATTCATGATAATCCTTCCCCCGGGCGAGTGGTTGGACTAAATTATGAACGCTGATATCTATCAAGGTTTCCTCCAGGCCATTCAGTTAACTAGTCTTCTGGGAACCGCTGTCGGTGCATTTCTTGGACTCACGGTCGGTATGATCCCCGGCATGACAATCAGCGCTGGCATCATCATCGTGTTGCCGTTGACTTTCGTGCTACCCCCTGCCATCTCGATCTCCCTACTACTCGGTCTTTATTCCGGCGGCATGATGGGCGGAAGTTTCTCGGCAATTCTTCTGAACATTCCGGGAACCCCTTCGGCCTCGGCCACTGCGATGGACGGCCACCCGATGGCAAGACGGGGCGAGGCGGGGCGCGCCCTGGGCGCCGCCATAATCGCGAGTTTCGTTGGTGGATTGTTCAGCTTCATCTGCCTTTATTTCATCGCTCCGAGCCTCGCTGAGCTGGCGCTGCAGTTTCGAGCACCGGATCTTTTTGGCCTCGTTTTTTTCGGGCTGACCGTCATATGCAGCTTCGCCGCCAAATCCATCGTCAAGGGACTTCTCTCGGGTCTGATCGGGCTCATCCTTGTTACC encodes the following:
- a CDS encoding tripartite tricarboxylate transporter TctB family protein, with protein sequence MRAKNIGASIFMMAFAVLYGYLTTGLPERTLPNTPGPPFMPWILTICLFAISAIWFFNSLKISSDLKELVEKKEHLLFPAAALGMFLFFLVALPYLGFLLGGIPFFAGLMLASGERRPLWIIVFSIAIPVFIFFLFREGFMIILPPGEWLD
- a CDS encoding inositol monophosphatase, encoding MALRAFLEDVAREAGGVALGFFGKVETEHKGTSIVSEADRAAERLILSRIKAEFPGEYILAEESGASGDDPIGDDTCWWAVDPIDGTLAYLSNLPFWAVSVARMLGGRVVGGAIYVPALGEMYSAVSGGAAHKNGAPLDLLSGEPPGDHTPLFVPCSEIEALDIRFPGKRLSVAAIAVHLLYAATGSAYGVVSEPTRAYDIAAADLILECVGGAVRYLSGEKIDYAMIADGRRSPEPVVAAASGQVDWLRGQVSWSGD
- a CDS encoding MBL fold metallo-hydrolase is translated as MARLVKALPGPARTNGFVNTTPGIFAAINLSGGKGTTLAGRALDKRGGGGDTNFGVILTKDKPVIIDNDIRVRKEFTSGLKKITRKSPGLMLHTHHNFDHTSDNAYFHKQGTISFGTDIVRREMEREFNAGIWVSQMAGRLLKVEHFDGKIGIETPRVTFDDEITIRYGGRTFQMISIGHCHTKSDTVIWMPEEKVLFAGDAFTYRTQPVVRIGNILNWIDTLDRLKKFPARQIIPGHGPIPPRGNKCLDEFKIYLTRLRDRTARALKKTGTPVKAAKLVRMDEYRNWFRAPLVYVNALKMAKELKGKI
- a CDS encoding heme-binding protein, with protein sequence MPFVQTTRLSSKGARMMMEAAIGKAESYGIAVTVAIVDAGGHMLNLERMDGGRFHTIHSSTTKAVCSASNKRPTTTKGAQAQDLDTLHAVGLSLAAGAERWTAMEGGFPIIYGGECVGGIGISGGDWEQDQAIAQSAIDAVGAGTSID
- a CDS encoding GntR family transcriptional regulator, which codes for MSVTQKDIRREANLTELAYQYLEKSILDVRLAPGMRVSEAEVARSLQMSRGPVREALSKLESVGLVTREANRGARVTDFDEKELEDLDALRSHLLSMAGRLAAERARPDQIDKMNGIIEKMSAVIGSDDYSTYPDLNSQFHNLLNEMSGNEKLSEMINQIYRQISRYHLLAMVYREGLEDSFKSHKRILETIKARDAASAERELADHGRLSYQVLLSNFSRIRQAFQSNAARHIQNDHSSGSETKNGSLPSSITS
- a CDS encoding tripartite tricarboxylate transporter substrate binding protein produces the protein MKKLFVYGVGVFFVFALMGHMNPAQAAYPTKAIQFIIPFGAGGGADIEGRLLSKEMSKILGVPVVPINKPGAGGAVTFTYVKNSKPDGHTIAWTSTSILTTTNIGNVPFKWNALDHIGRVEIQPLPFTVKASSKWKTFKDFVTDCKKNPNTLKVALPSIGSSTHVSAATLLGQAGCKAIILPTGIKRRNSSLLSGESDAMDAPLTGTIRLAKAGKFRILVIPGSKRNSVIPNVPTMKDLGYNYPPVDFFRGLAVAKGTPHLIKAKIADAMMRAARSNAFTKFAKKKGFTVAPLGPVGMKEYLTAQNKVVEASMRKLGLYQSKRKK